The Streptomyces sp. RKAG293 genome includes a region encoding these proteins:
- the sucB gene encoding 2-oxoglutarate dehydrogenase, E2 component, dihydrolipoamide succinyltransferase encodes MAVSVTLPALGESVTEGTVTRWLKAEGERVEADEPLLEVSTDKVDTEIPSPASGILASIKVAEDETVEVGAELAIIDDGSGAPAAAPAAAEAPAPAPVQAEAPAAPAPAAEAPAAPAPAAAPSGSAEGTPVLLPALGESVTEGTVTRWLKSVGETVEADEPLLEVSTDKVDTEIPAPTGGVLLEILINEDETAEVGAKLAIIGAAGSAPAAAPAAAAPAPAAAPAPAPAAPAPAAAPAAPAPAAPAPQAQAPAPVAPAAPAPAPAAPAQAPAAAPAPATSGDDGAYVTPLVRKLATENGVNLSSVKGTGVGGRIRKQDVLAAAEAAKAAATAAPAASAPAPKAALVASPLRGQTVKMTRMRKVIGDNMMKALHSQAQLTSVVEVDVTKVMQMRNKAKDAFAQREGVKLSPMPFFVKAAAQALKAHPVVNARINEDEGTITYFDSENIGIAVDSEKGLMTPVIKGAGDLNIAGISKRTAELAGKVRASKISPDELSGATFTISNTGSRGALFDTVIVPPNQAAILGIGATVKRPVVIETPEGTVIGVRDMTYLALSYDHRLVDGADAARYLTAVKEILEAAEFETEIGL; translated from the coding sequence ATGGCGGTTTCCGTAACCCTTCCGGCGCTCGGCGAGAGCGTGACCGAGGGCACCGTCACCCGTTGGCTCAAGGCCGAGGGTGAACGCGTCGAGGCAGACGAGCCGCTGCTCGAGGTGTCGACCGACAAGGTCGACACCGAGATCCCGTCGCCCGCCTCCGGCATTCTGGCCTCCATCAAGGTGGCCGAGGACGAGACCGTCGAGGTCGGCGCCGAGCTGGCCATCATCGACGACGGCTCGGGCGCGCCCGCCGCCGCCCCGGCCGCTGCCGAGGCTCCGGCCCCGGCTCCCGTCCAGGCCGAGGCCCCCGCCGCGCCGGCTCCGGCCGCCGAGGCCCCCGCGGCCCCGGCCCCGGCCGCCGCTCCTTCGGGTTCCGCCGAGGGCACCCCGGTCCTGCTGCCCGCACTGGGCGAGTCGGTCACCGAGGGCACCGTCACCCGTTGGCTCAAGTCGGTCGGCGAGACCGTCGAGGCCGACGAGCCGCTGCTCGAGGTCTCCACCGACAAGGTCGACACCGAGATCCCGGCCCCGACCGGTGGTGTCCTCCTGGAGATCCTCATCAACGAGGACGAGACCGCCGAGGTCGGCGCCAAGCTCGCCATCATCGGCGCCGCGGGTTCCGCTCCGGCGGCTGCCCCGGCCGCCGCGGCTCCGGCTCCGGCCGCCGCCCCGGCACCGGCTCCCGCCGCTCCGGCCCCCGCCGCGGCACCGGCCGCTCCGGCACCGGCCGCCCCGGCCCCGCAGGCCCAGGCACCGGCTCCGGTCGCGCCCGCCGCCCCGGCTCCGGCACCCGCCGCTCCCGCCCAGGCCCCGGCCGCCGCTCCGGCACCGGCCACCTCGGGTGACGACGGCGCCTACGTGACCCCCCTGGTCCGTAAGCTCGCCACCGAGAACGGCGTGAACCTGTCCTCGGTCAAGGGCACCGGCGTCGGTGGCCGTATCCGCAAGCAGGACGTGCTCGCCGCCGCCGAGGCCGCCAAGGCCGCGGCCACCGCGGCCCCGGCCGCGTCCGCGCCCGCTCCGAAGGCCGCCCTGGTGGCGTCCCCGCTGCGTGGCCAGACGGTCAAGATGACCCGGATGCGCAAGGTCATCGGCGACAACATGATGAAGGCGCTGCACAGCCAGGCGCAGCTCACCAGCGTGGTCGAGGTGGACGTCACCAAGGTCATGCAGATGCGCAACAAGGCCAAGGACGCGTTCGCGCAACGCGAGGGCGTCAAGCTCTCGCCGATGCCGTTCTTCGTCAAGGCCGCGGCCCAGGCGCTGAAGGCCCACCCGGTCGTCAACGCCCGGATCAACGAGGACGAGGGCACCATCACCTACTTCGACTCCGAGAACATCGGTATCGCGGTGGACTCCGAGAAGGGTCTGATGACTCCGGTCATCAAGGGTGCGGGCGACCTCAACATCGCGGGTATCTCCAAGCGGACCGCGGAGCTGGCCGGCAAGGTCCGGGCGAGCAAGATCAGCCCGGACGAGCTGTCCGGCGCCACCTTCACGATCAGCAACACCGGCTCGCGCGGTGCGCTGTTCGACACGGTGATCGTGCCCCCGAACCAGGCCGCCATCCTGGGCATCGGCGCGACCGTCAAGCGTCCGGTGGTCATCGAGACGCCCGAGGGCACCGTCATCGGCGTCCGCGACATGACGTACCTGGCGCTCTCCTACGACCACCGCCTGGTGGACGGTGCCGACGCGGCCCGTTACCTGACGGCCGTCAAGGAGATCCTGGAAGCCGCCGAGTTCGAGACCGAGATCGGTCTCTGA
- the lpdA gene encoding dihydrolipoyl dehydrogenase, whose amino-acid sequence MANDASTVFDLVILGGGSGGYAAALRAAQLGLDVALIEKNKLGGTCLHNGCIPTKALLHAGEIADQARESEQFGVKTTFDGIDMAGVHKYKDDVIAGLYKGLQGLVASRKITYVTGEGRVSSPTTVDVNGERYTGRHLLLATGSVPKSLPGLNIDGDRIISSDHALVLDRVPKSAIVLGGGVIGVEFASAWKSFGADITIIEGLPHLAPLEDENSSKILERAFRKRGIKFNLGTFFQKAEYTADGVKVTLADGKEFEAELLLVAVGRGPVSQGLGYEEAGVALDRGYVLVDEYMQTNVPTISAVGDLVPTLQLAHVGFAEGILVAERLAGLKAVPIDYDGVPRVTYCHPEVASVGITEAKAKELYGADKVVTLKYNLAGNGKSKILKTAGEIKLVQVRDGAVVGVHMVGDRMGEQVGEAQLIYNWEALPAEVAQLIHAHPTQSEALGEAHLALAGKPLHSHD is encoded by the coding sequence GTGGCGAACGACGCCAGCACCGTTTTCGACCTAGTGATCCTCGGCGGCGGCAGTGGCGGTTACGCCGCGGCGCTGCGCGCGGCGCAGCTGGGCCTGGACGTCGCCCTGATCGAGAAGAACAAGCTCGGTGGCACGTGTCTGCACAACGGCTGCATCCCCACAAAGGCTCTGCTGCACGCGGGCGAGATCGCCGACCAGGCTCGTGAGAGCGAGCAGTTCGGTGTCAAGACCACCTTCGATGGCATCGACATGGCGGGTGTCCACAAGTACAAGGACGACGTGATCGCGGGCCTGTACAAGGGTCTGCAGGGGCTGGTCGCCAGCCGCAAGATCACTTACGTCACGGGTGAGGGCCGGGTGTCCTCCCCCACCACCGTCGATGTGAACGGCGAGCGCTACACCGGCCGCCACCTCCTGCTGGCGACCGGCTCCGTGCCGAAGTCGCTGCCGGGTCTGAACATCGACGGCGACCGCATCATCTCCTCGGACCACGCGCTGGTCCTGGACCGCGTCCCGAAGTCCGCGATCGTGCTGGGCGGCGGCGTCATCGGCGTCGAGTTCGCCTCCGCGTGGAAGTCCTTCGGCGCGGACATCACGATCATCGAGGGCCTGCCGCACCTGGCCCCGCTCGAGGACGAGAACAGCTCCAAGATCCTGGAGCGCGCGTTCCGCAAGCGCGGCATCAAGTTCAACCTCGGCACCTTCTTCCAGAAGGCCGAGTACACGGCCGACGGTGTGAAGGTGACCCTCGCCGACGGCAAGGAGTTCGAGGCCGAGCTGCTGCTCGTCGCCGTCGGCCGCGGCCCGGTCTCGCAGGGCCTGGGCTACGAGGAGGCCGGTGTCGCGCTCGACCGCGGCTATGTCCTCGTCGACGAGTACATGCAGACCAACGTGCCGACCATCTCGGCCGTCGGCGACCTCGTCCCGACGCTCCAGCTCGCGCACGTCGGCTTCGCCGAGGGCATCCTGGTAGCCGAGCGGCTGGCCGGTCTCAAGGCCGTGCCGATCGACTACGACGGTGTTCCGCGCGTCACGTACTGCCACCCGGAGGTCGCCTCCGTCGGTATCACCGAGGCGAAGGCCAAGGAGCTGTACGGCGCCGACAAGGTCGTCACCCTGAAGTACAACCTCGCGGGCAACGGCAAGAGCAAGATCCTCAAGACCGCGGGCGAGATCAAGCTCGTCCAGGTCAGGGACGGTGCCGTCGTCGGCGTCCACATGGTCGGTGACCGTATGGGCGAGCAGGTCGGCGAAGCCCAGCTGATCTACAACTGGGAAGCGCTGCCGGCCGAGGTCGCCCAGCTCATCCACGCGCACCCGACCCAGAGCGAGGCGCTCGGCGAGGCCCACCTGGCCCTCGCGGGCAAGCCGCTGCACTCGCACGACTAA